From the genome of Vibrio gangliei, one region includes:
- a CDS encoding phage major tail tube protein produces the protein MAGDNLLSRWAIWVDGIGKAGNAKEYTPPVIEVLTSDFQAGDMDMPIPVDEGMAGMEASFALFGVDVTVLPLFGLRQGTRTAVSVRSTYTDLTGGSYDLVEELGGMITKIERDTQDTGSQRDKAMKVTMKLDYYKVVRAGVVLIEVDPVNHVRKLGGIDVLEGIRAILQLS, from the coding sequence ATGGCAGGTGACAATTTACTTAGCCGCTGGGCTATTTGGGTGGATGGTATCGGCAAAGCCGGTAATGCCAAAGAGTACACTCCGCCAGTTATTGAGGTGCTGACCTCTGACTTCCAAGCGGGTGACATGGATATGCCTATCCCAGTGGATGAAGGCATGGCTGGTATGGAAGCGAGTTTTGCACTTTTTGGTGTGGATGTGACTGTATTGCCGTTGTTTGGTTTGCGTCAAGGCACCCGCACAGCGGTATCGGTTCGTTCTACGTACACCGACCTAACAGGTGGCAGCTATGACCTGGTTGAAGAACTGGGTGGCATGATCACCAAGATTGAGCGTGACACTCAGGATACTGGAAGCCAGCGTGATAAAGCCATGAAAGTAACCATGAAGCTGGACTATTACAAGGTTGTCCGTGCTGGCGTGGTTCTTATTGAAGTGGATCCGGTTAACCACGTTCGTAAATTGGGTGGCATTGATGTCCTTGAGGGCATCCGAGCTATTCTGCAGCTTTCTTAA
- a CDS encoding phage tail assembly protein, producing MTYPVAKTEVKLAYPVELGGQKIEVLNLRRPKVRDQLIADKQNKNDADKEVHLMSLLAEVDPSVIQELDMEDYTEVQKVIVGFRKKNSKNETSNEG from the coding sequence ATGACATACCCAGTAGCAAAAACAGAAGTGAAACTTGCCTACCCAGTAGAGTTAGGTGGTCAGAAAATTGAAGTTCTTAACCTCCGCCGTCCTAAAGTTCGTGATCAGCTGATCGCGGATAAACAGAACAAAAATGATGCCGACAAAGAAGTGCATCTAATGTCGCTTTTAGCGGAAGTTGATCCTTCCGTTATTCAAGAGCTGGATATGGAAGACTACACGGAGGTGCAAAAAGTCATCGTGGGTTTTCGCAAGAAGAACTCAAAGAACGAGACATCCAACGAGGGTTAA
- a CDS encoding phage tail protein — MVSQNLKTVVTLGGTVDGSFGKIGSAFNESMGKATKNVKELEREQSKLTKEIKKSKLAGADVSLLTRRYKQLGDELDEAREKAVAFEETSGLGKSLGGIAKAGAAAVGGIWATTTAITGLMTVTNENTATMVGMAKAYDMSIERFNAWSGVAQQAGLDGEHIGDMIEELSNKFGEFKSLGEQSSVADVFGALGINESMMEGMAAADQFEFIMKRLEGVTDKQQAASLADMLFGGEGNKVTTYIRNTGKSLNELLDEQRQFNMLTEEGANGAVAYGQSFKNLKTTISSAWQEIAGIVGGEMAGDIQNLGQSVSKYVRENKEEVVSTLKGLVYGAKDFTVAVWEIGSSVNNIVQIFGGWKTVGVAVASLLAGKLVISLFSMGQALFSAVKAIGAMKVGMAGLNAVMVANPIGAVVAAVGALIFAGIQLYQNWDAVTAWFSEKLTWFKTEFPATFNVIKTLFDWSPLGLIINNWEPLTGFFSDLWGGITGIFDAGLAKISGIWDTVSGWMDSLKFWDSDSPAPQVKSYHQIQQEASQGRTVAAINGSYPASKGNTVHQSVGEIKVYAAPGQSPAEVAQAVHSQLGGYQDSALYDLPEAG, encoded by the coding sequence ATGGTAAGTCAAAATCTTAAAACGGTGGTCACCTTAGGTGGCACCGTTGATGGCAGCTTTGGAAAAATCGGCTCTGCATTCAATGAGTCAATGGGAAAGGCAACCAAGAATGTCAAAGAGCTCGAGCGTGAGCAAAGTAAGCTCACCAAAGAGATCAAAAAATCTAAGTTAGCAGGGGCTGATGTTAGCTTATTAACCCGGCGTTATAAGCAGCTTGGTGATGAGCTGGATGAAGCCCGCGAAAAGGCAGTGGCTTTTGAAGAAACATCTGGCTTAGGTAAGAGTTTAGGTGGAATTGCAAAGGCAGGTGCTGCTGCAGTTGGCGGTATTTGGGCGACTACCACCGCCATCACTGGCTTAATGACAGTAACTAATGAAAACACCGCCACCATGGTTGGCATGGCCAAAGCTTATGATATGAGCATTGAGCGTTTCAATGCCTGGAGCGGCGTGGCTCAGCAGGCTGGGCTTGATGGTGAACACATTGGTGACATGATTGAAGAACTCAGCAATAAATTTGGTGAGTTCAAATCCTTGGGTGAGCAATCATCCGTTGCTGATGTATTTGGTGCTCTTGGTATCAATGAGTCAATGATGGAGGGCATGGCTGCTGCCGATCAGTTTGAGTTCATCATGAAACGCCTTGAGGGCGTAACAGATAAGCAGCAAGCCGCTTCATTGGCTGACATGCTTTTTGGTGGTGAAGGCAACAAAGTTACCACTTATATCCGCAATACGGGCAAAAGCCTGAACGAACTGCTGGACGAGCAACGCCAATTCAACATGCTGACCGAGGAAGGTGCGAATGGTGCGGTAGCTTATGGTCAGTCATTCAAAAACCTGAAAACGACCATCAGTTCAGCTTGGCAAGAGATTGCAGGCATTGTTGGCGGTGAGATGGCTGGGGATATTCAGAACCTTGGTCAATCGGTTAGTAAGTACGTTCGAGAGAACAAAGAAGAGGTGGTCAGTACTTTAAAAGGCCTGGTCTATGGAGCTAAGGATTTTACTGTTGCAGTTTGGGAAATTGGCTCCAGCGTTAATAACATAGTGCAAATATTTGGCGGTTGGAAAACAGTAGGAGTAGCTGTTGCTTCACTTTTGGCTGGTAAGCTTGTTATAAGCTTATTTAGCATGGGGCAAGCCTTGTTTTCTGCTGTTAAAGCAATTGGAGCCATGAAAGTAGGCATGGCCGGTCTAAATGCTGTTATGGTCGCCAACCCAATTGGAGCAGTAGTAGCTGCTGTTGGTGCTCTTATTTTCGCAGGTATTCAGCTCTATCAAAACTGGGATGCGGTTACGGCTTGGTTTAGCGAAAAGCTGACTTGGTTTAAAACCGAATTTCCAGCAACGTTCAATGTCATCAAGACACTGTTTGATTGGTCTCCTTTGGGGCTGATTATTAACAATTGGGAGCCGCTTACCGGGTTCTTTTCTGATCTTTGGGGTGGCATTACAGGCATCTTCGATGCTGGTCTAGCCAAGATTTCAGGCATTTGGGATACCGTTAGCGGCTGGATGGATTCTTTGAAGTTCTGGGATAGCGATTCCCCGGCACCGCAAGTTAAATCTTATCACCAGATTCAGCAGGAAGCCTCGCAAGGTCGAACTGTTGCCGCAATTAATGGTTCATACCCTGCCAGCAAAGGTAATACGGTTCACCAAAGCGTTGGTGAAATCAAAGTTTATGCTGCACCAGGTCAATCCCCTGCAGAAGTCGCTCAGGCTGTTCATTCTCAGCTTGGCGGTTATCAAGATAGTGCGCTCTATGATCTACCGGAGGCGGGCTAA
- a CDS encoding phage tail protein produces MAQVMLSLGGFKFNIDSAAYNELVRTWQWRWNSQSRIGQSDLLQYTGKAPVKISLNGQIATTFRDVGTHQIEKLADMGNEYKPQLLVSGLGDVMGYWVMTDLSETNTKFIKGGLPRRQSFTLEVSFYGDDLQNP; encoded by the coding sequence ATGGCTCAAGTTATGCTGTCCCTTGGCGGTTTCAAATTTAATATTGATTCCGCCGCTTACAATGAACTGGTCAGAACGTGGCAGTGGCGCTGGAATTCACAGTCACGGATTGGTCAGTCCGATCTTCTTCAGTACACAGGCAAAGCGCCCGTAAAGATTTCTCTTAACGGGCAAATTGCGACCACGTTTCGAGATGTCGGCACCCATCAAATTGAAAAGCTGGCGGATATGGGGAATGAATACAAGCCCCAATTGCTCGTTAGCGGTCTTGGTGATGTGATGGGGTATTGGGTTATGACTGATTTGAGTGAAACCAATACCAAATTCATCAAAGGTGGCCTGCCAAGACGTCAGTCTTTTACCTTGGAGGTATCATTTTATGGCGACGACCTACAGAACCCGTGA
- a CDS encoding tail protein X, protein MATTYRTREGDMIDAICWRHYGRESAVTEVLKANPGLADRGAVLPSGIQITLPDLPTPVAKESSSLWD, encoded by the coding sequence ATGGCGACGACCTACAGAACCCGTGAGGGGGATATGATTGATGCTATTTGTTGGCGTCATTACGGTCGGGAAAGTGCAGTGACTGAGGTGCTAAAAGCTAATCCTGGTCTTGCTGACCGTGGTGCCGTTCTTCCAAGCGGTATTCAAATTACGCTGCCTGACCTACCTACACCAGTCGCTAAGGAGTCATCTAGTTTATGGGATTAG
- a CDS encoding contractile injection system protein, VgrG/Pvc8 family: MGLDYRPDFSLSADGKDITAVIQQNLISLTLTDNAGSESDRLAITVSLPDSVATPKKGVVLRLGLGFNGELIDKGQYVVDEVTSSGPPRRVQIVANAAPMDNRKQSGSLQTQKTRSFDDVTLGDLVKTVASEHGLVPRVNSELDSIQITHVDQVGESDMNLLTRLAKRYGAVSKPANGYWLFLKEGEGKSASGKKLTNITIQPHQVTTWQCRFSSRNDVRRVVATYHDLESGDIKEVSTGTGEPEFRIVFKYPNYEEAEAAVVARAKSVKSGSDTLDITMPARSSLMTLVAEGHVNLDGFGDVEDGKWRTKSVEWSLNDSGMSIRLSGDHGAR, translated from the coding sequence ATGGGATTAGATTACCGTCCAGATTTTTCCCTTTCAGCGGATGGCAAAGACATCACGGCTGTTATTCAGCAAAATCTGATCAGCTTAACCTTAACAGATAATGCTGGCAGTGAATCTGATCGCCTAGCCATTACCGTTAGTTTGCCTGATTCAGTGGCAACGCCGAAGAAAGGTGTCGTTCTTCGCCTTGGTTTGGGGTTTAATGGTGAATTGATTGATAAAGGGCAGTACGTTGTTGATGAGGTAACTTCCAGTGGCCCACCAAGACGAGTGCAGATTGTGGCTAACGCCGCTCCAATGGATAACCGCAAGCAATCAGGAAGCCTGCAGACTCAAAAAACCCGAAGTTTTGATGATGTCACTTTGGGTGATTTAGTTAAAACCGTGGCGTCTGAACATGGTCTGGTACCGAGAGTTAACAGTGAGTTGGATAGCATTCAGATTACTCACGTTGATCAGGTTGGCGAAAGTGACATGAACCTGTTAACGCGGCTGGCTAAGCGTTACGGCGCTGTTAGCAAGCCTGCTAATGGTTACTGGCTCTTTTTAAAAGAGGGTGAGGGCAAATCAGCGTCGGGTAAGAAGCTGACAAATATCACTATTCAACCGCACCAAGTTACAACGTGGCAGTGCCGTTTTAGTAGTCGCAATGATGTGCGCCGTGTAGTTGCGACTTATCATGATCTCGAATCTGGTGACATTAAAGAGGTGTCTACAGGTACCGGAGAGCCAGAGTTCAGAATTGTCTTTAAGTACCCGAACTACGAAGAGGCCGAGGCTGCAGTGGTCGCCAGAGCGAAAAGCGTAAAGTCGGGCAGTGATACGCTGGATATTACGATGCCAGCTCGCTCGTCATTAATGACGCTGGTTGCTGAAGGTCATGTGAATCTTGATGGGTTCGGTGATGTAGAAGATGGCAAGTGGCGCACAAAATCAGTGGAGTGGTCATTAAATGACTCTGGAATGTCGATTCGATTGAGTGGGGATCATGGTGCTAGGTGA
- a CDS encoding Rha family transcriptional regulator, with protein sequence MTTLISPISSARPTDLVFMSQTNDLVTDSFLVAKYFGKRHDNVLQKIRSLGCTKNFVDLNFKVCHKNNELQNGRLQPFYQMTKDGFVFLVMGFTGKRADEIKERYINAFNEMADQLKKPQQPMFTPLPENALQLPDFHYQRILLTVEHGNIISTKILSNEEQFLNTKQFINYFKEPCVALNQMPQLIELAKAVNDRILRLASK encoded by the coding sequence ATGACTACATTAATTAGCCCTATCTCATCCGCCAGACCTACCGATCTTGTTTTTATGTCACAAACAAACGATCTTGTTACAGATTCATTTCTGGTTGCAAAATATTTTGGTAAGCGCCATGACAATGTATTACAAAAAATAAGATCTCTTGGGTGTACGAAAAATTTCGTAGACCTTAATTTTAAGGTTTGCCATAAAAACAATGAGTTACAAAACGGAAGGCTGCAGCCATTCTATCAAATGACTAAAGATGGATTTGTATTTTTAGTGATGGGTTTTACAGGAAAGCGCGCCGATGAAATCAAAGAGCGCTACATTAACGCATTTAATGAAATGGCGGATCAACTTAAAAAACCACAGCAACCAATGTTTACCCCACTTCCTGAAAACGCCCTGCAATTGCCAGACTTTCACTACCAACGCATTCTATTAACTGTTGAGCATGGCAATATAATAAGTACTAAGATCCTTTCCAACGAAGAACAGTTCCTGAACACCAAGCAATTCATTAACTACTTTAAGGAGCCGTGTGTGGCACTTAACCAGATGCCTCAGTTAATTGAATTGGCTAAAGCGGTAAATGATCGGATCTTACGACTGGCTAGTAAGTAA